Proteins found in one Quercus robur chromosome 2, dhQueRobu3.1, whole genome shotgun sequence genomic segment:
- the LOC126715075 gene encoding uncharacterized protein LOC126715075: MEFFKDATAVRLRSHFNKYLVAEDDEEKVRQRSNGASNRAFWTIEFVEENSNLIRLKSCHGKYLKASDEPFLLGMTGKKVLQAMPVSENDSSIEWEPRKDGVYLKLRTKSGNYLRGNGGTPPWRNTVTHDLPSRTATQDWILWEVDMDITRDRSSLSSFSINSSVVEDYEGSECSETSMPSAISIYEIASERKDEEGSGNSKKSDEDEIIKLGTQVADYQRREKKFWLWLVLCWVLCGLLTFLFLSTAVMSGSTTEQYLFYLKLKGFSFGNVDARFNWSKTARGVVV, from the exons ATGGAGTTCTTTAAGGACGCCACAGCTGTAAGACTCAGGAGTCACTTCAACAAGTACCTAGTAGCTGAAGACGACGAAGAAAAAGTACGGCAGAGGAGCAATGGGGCCTCAAACAGAGCGTTTTGGACCATCGAGTTTGTGGAAGAAAACAGCAACCTTATCCGCTTGAAAAGCTGCCATGGCAAGTACCTCAAGGCCTCAGACGAACCATTTTTACTAGGGATGACAGGGAAAAAAGTGTTACAAGCTATGCCAGTATCAGAAAATGATAGTTCTATCGAGTGGGAGCCTAGAAAAGATGGTGTTTACTTGAAATTGAGGACGAAAAGTGGGAATTATCTGCGAGGCAATGGTGGCACGCCCCCTTGGAGGAACACGGTCACACATGATTTGCCCTCTAGGACTGCAACGCAGGATTGGATTCTTTGGGAGGTGGATATGGACATAACAAGAGATCGTTCGTCTTTATCATCATTTTCAATAAACTCTTCGGTTGTGGAGGATTATGAGGGGTCTGAGTGTTCGGAAACAAGCATGCCATCAGCTATCTCTATATATGAGATTGCAAGTGAAAGAAAG GATGAAGAAGGATCTGGTAATTCCAAGAAATCTGATGAGGATGAAATCATAAAACTTGGTACTCAGGTTGCTGATTAccagagaagagaaaagaagttTTGGCTTTGGTTGGTGTTGTGCTGGGTCCTATGTGGGTTactcacatttttatttttaagtactGCAGTAATGTCTGGTTCAACAACGGAACAATATTTGTTTTATCTTAAACTAAAGGGGTTTAGCTTTGGTAACGTTGATGCTAGGTTCAATTGGTCAAAAACTGCTAGGGGTGTTGTGGTGTGA
- the LOC126703572 gene encoding uncharacterized protein LOC126703572, whose protein sequence is MILFIQSAMELFQNAQVVRLRGHHDKFLIADDDEKSVSQDPNGSVKNARWTLEMVKNANVLRFKSCYGKYLTASNMPFLLGMTGKKVLQTFPKRLDSSVEWEPIREGFQVKLKTRYGQYLRGNGGVPPWRNSITHDIRHSTATSNWVLWDVDIVEIQRHSTLPRPMSQGASRTGSLALEASSKIKLLYPNQEKKFDLN, encoded by the coding sequence ATGATCCTATTCATTCAGAGTGCTATGGAACTTTTTCAAAATGCCCAAGTAGTACGTCTCCGAGGCCACCACGACAAGTTCCTAATTGCCGATGATGATGAAAAATCTGTAAGCCAAGATCCCAATGGTTCGGTCAAGAACGCTAGATGGACCTTGGAGATGGTTAAAAATGCCAATGTTTTACGTTTCAAAAGCTGTTATGGAAAGTACTTAACAGCCTCCAACATGCCATTTCTATTAGGAATGACAGGGAAGAAAGTGCTACAAACATTTCCAAAAAGATTGGATTCCTCGGTTGAATGGGAACCCATTAGAGAAGGATTCCAGGTCAAGCTCAAGACACGTTATGGCCAATACTTGCGTGGAAATGGGGGTGTGCCGCCTTGGCGGAACTCGATCACACATGATATTCGACATAGTACTGCAACATCGAATTGGGTTCTGTGGGATGTGGATATCGTCGAGATTCAAAGGCATTCTACACTACCTCGACCAATGTCACAAGGTGCTAGTCGAACCGGTTCCTTAGCTTTAGAAGCAAGCTCCAAAATTAAACTCCTTTACCCTAATCAAGAGAAGAAGTTTGATTTGAACTGA